In Streptantibioticus cattleyicolor NRRL 8057 = DSM 46488, a genomic segment contains:
- the rpsB gene encoding 30S ribosomal protein S2, whose translation MAVVTMRELLESGVHFGHQTRRWNPKMKRFIFTERNGIYIIDLLQSLSYIDRAYEFVKETVAHGGSILFVGTKKQAQEAIAEQATRVGMPYVNQRWLGGMLTNFSTVYKRLQRLKELEEIDFTDVAASGLTKKELLVLEREKNKLEKTLGGIRDMQKVPSAVWIVDTKKEHIAVGEARKLRIPVVAILDTNCDPDEVDYKIPGNDDAIRSVTLLTRVIADAVAEGLIARSGAATGDKAAPAEPLAEWERELLEGEKAKAEQAPAEQAPAAEATEAPAETATEAPAETATEAPAEGDQA comes from the coding sequence ATGGCCGTCGTCACGATGCGGGAGCTGCTGGAGAGCGGCGTCCACTTCGGGCACCAGACCCGCCGTTGGAACCCGAAGATGAAGCGCTTCATCTTCACCGAGCGCAACGGCATCTACATCATCGACCTGCTCCAGTCGCTGTCGTACATCGACCGCGCCTACGAGTTCGTCAAGGAGACCGTCGCCCACGGCGGTTCCATCCTCTTCGTCGGTACCAAGAAGCAGGCCCAGGAGGCCATCGCCGAGCAGGCGACCCGCGTCGGCATGCCGTACGTCAACCAGCGCTGGCTGGGCGGCATGCTCACCAACTTCTCGACCGTCTACAAGCGCCTGCAGCGCCTGAAGGAGCTCGAGGAGATCGACTTCACGGACGTGGCCGCCTCCGGCCTCACCAAGAAGGAGCTCCTGGTCCTCGAGCGCGAGAAGAACAAGCTCGAGAAGACCCTCGGCGGTATCCGCGACATGCAGAAGGTGCCCAGCGCCGTCTGGATCGTGGACACCAAGAAGGAGCACATCGCCGTCGGTGAGGCGCGCAAGCTGCGCATCCCGGTCGTCGCCATCCTGGACACCAACTGCGACCCGGACGAGGTCGACTACAAGATCCCGGGCAACGACGACGCGATCCGCTCGGTCACCCTGCTCACCCGCGTGATCGCCGACGCCGTCGCCGAGGGCCTGATCGCCCGTTCCGGCGCCGCCACCGGTGACAAGGCCGCCCCGGCCGAGCCGCTGGCCGAGTGGGAGCGCGAGCTGCTGGAGGGCGAGAAGGCCAAGGCCGAGCAGGCTCCGGCCGAGCAGGCCCCGGCCGCGGAGGCCACCGAGGCCCCGGCCGAGACCGCCACCGAGGCGCCCGCCGAGACCGCCACCGAGGCCCCGGCCGAGGGCGACCAGGCCTGA
- a CDS encoding TetR/AcrR family transcriptional regulator, producing MAEHRTMQRGALLDAARSLLSEGGTEALTFPALARRTGLARSSVYEYFRSRAAVVEELCAVDFPVWAAEVESAMAAADTPEGKIEAYVRRQLALVGDRRHRAVVAISAGELDAGAREKIRAAHGGLIAMVVEALGELGHEEPRLTAMLLQGVVDAAVRRIELGAAEDPERITSAAVAMALDGVRAPRHRPSGH from the coding sequence GTGGCCGAGCACCGGACGATGCAGCGCGGCGCCCTGCTGGACGCGGCGCGTTCCCTGCTCTCCGAAGGGGGTACCGAAGCGCTGACCTTCCCCGCCCTCGCCCGCCGCACCGGGCTCGCCCGTTCCTCGGTGTACGAGTACTTCCGCTCCCGGGCCGCCGTGGTGGAGGAGCTGTGCGCCGTGGACTTCCCCGTCTGGGCGGCGGAGGTGGAGTCGGCGATGGCGGCGGCCGACACCCCCGAGGGCAAGATCGAGGCGTATGTGCGGCGGCAGCTCGCGCTCGTCGGCGACCGCCGCCACCGGGCCGTCGTGGCGATCTCCGCCGGTGAGCTGGACGCCGGCGCCCGGGAGAAGATCCGGGCCGCGCACGGCGGACTGATCGCCATGGTGGTCGAGGCGCTCGGCGAACTCGGCCACGAGGAGCCCAGGCTGACCGCCATGCTGCTCCAGGGCGTGGTCGACGCCGCGGTGCGCCGCATCGAACTCGGCGCGGCCGAGGACCCGGAACGGATCACCTCCGCCGCCGTCGCCATGGCGCTCGACGGCGTCCGCGCCCCCCGGCACCGCCCGTCCGGCCACTGA
- the tsf gene encoding translation elongation factor Ts: MANFTAADVKKLRESTGAGMMDCKKALDEAEGNLEKAVEILRVKGQKGVAKRESRTTANGAVVAVLEDGKAGVLLELDCETDFVAKGDKFVAVAETIAKHTAATKPADLAALLASEIESGKTVQAFVDEANATLGEKIVLSRFAQFTDGYVASYLHRTNPDLPPQVGVLVELDQENAEIAKDVAQHIAAFAPKFLSRDEIPAETVENERRVAEATAREEGKPEAALPKIVEGRVNGFFKENVVLEQAFAKDNKKTVQQVLNEAGVTLKRFARFRVGV; this comes from the coding sequence ATGGCGAACTTCACCGCCGCCGACGTCAAGAAGCTCCGCGAGAGCACCGGCGCCGGCATGATGGACTGCAAGAAGGCGCTGGACGAGGCCGAGGGCAACCTCGAGAAGGCCGTCGAGATCCTCCGCGTCAAGGGCCAGAAGGGCGTCGCCAAGCGCGAGAGCCGCACCACCGCCAACGGTGCCGTCGTCGCCGTCCTCGAGGACGGCAAGGCTGGCGTGCTGCTGGAGCTGGACTGCGAGACCGACTTCGTCGCCAAGGGTGACAAGTTCGTGGCCGTCGCCGAGACCATCGCCAAGCACACCGCCGCCACCAAGCCGGCCGACCTGGCCGCCCTGCTCGCCTCCGAGATCGAGTCCGGCAAGACCGTGCAGGCGTTCGTGGACGAGGCCAACGCCACCCTCGGCGAGAAGATCGTGCTGAGCCGCTTCGCGCAGTTCACCGACGGCTACGTCGCCTCCTACCTGCACCGCACCAACCCGGACCTGCCCCCGCAGGTCGGCGTGCTGGTCGAGCTGGACCAGGAGAACGCCGAGATCGCCAAGGACGTGGCGCAGCACATCGCCGCCTTCGCGCCGAAGTTCCTCTCCCGCGACGAGATCCCGGCCGAGACCGTGGAGAACGAGCGCCGGGTCGCCGAGGCCACCGCGCGCGAGGAGGGCAAGCCGGAGGCGGCCCTGCCGAAGATCGTCGAAGGCCGCGTCAACGGCTTCTTCAAGGAGAACGTCGTCCTGGAGCAGGCGTTCGCCAAG